A stretch of the Planctomycetota bacterium genome encodes the following:
- the metX gene encoding homoserine O-acetyltransferase, with translation MSATAPSVRRIDRAAGTVAVAAPGRPLALELGGRLDHAELAYELVGPEAAPVTVVACHALTGDAHATGHEPEDRPGWWDTLIGPGLAVDTGRVRVLCANVLGGCSGSTGPGSTDPATGRAYGDAFPPVTIRDMVAAQIRLVDALDIRGPLVVLGGSIGGFQAIEWAVQDPVRVRAAGIIASGASLGAFGLAFNSIARRVLGAVPGDAAPGQSGMALARQLAHLTYRTSEAFDAKFARRRADDGGFEVDRYLHHRGRSFEGRFEPASYRVLLDAMDQYDALAGHASLSNALSRASADVLIASFDSDWLFPPRQGEELAAAARDAGLAASWELLPSVDGHDAFLLPHDGLSAAVARLIERVLP, from the coding sequence GTGAGCGCCACGGCACCGTCCGTGCGGCGGATCGATCGCGCAGCGGGCACGGTTGCCGTCGCCGCGCCCGGGCGGCCGCTCGCGCTGGAACTCGGCGGCAGGCTCGACCACGCCGAACTGGCATACGAGCTGGTCGGCCCGGAGGCCGCGCCCGTCACGGTCGTCGCGTGCCATGCGCTCACGGGCGATGCGCATGCAACCGGCCACGAACCGGAAGACCGTCCTGGTTGGTGGGACACGCTGATCGGCCCGGGCCTGGCGGTCGACACCGGGCGCGTCCGCGTGCTGTGCGCGAACGTGCTGGGCGGATGCTCGGGCTCGACGGGACCGGGGAGCACCGACCCGGCAACGGGGCGGGCGTACGGCGACGCGTTCCCACCCGTCACGATCCGCGACATGGTGGCCGCCCAGATCCGGCTGGTCGATGCGCTGGACATCCGGGGTCCGCTCGTCGTGCTGGGCGGGTCCATCGGCGGCTTCCAGGCCATCGAGTGGGCGGTGCAGGATCCGGTCCGGGTGCGGGCGGCGGGGATCATCGCCTCGGGCGCGTCGCTGGGTGCGTTCGGGCTGGCATTCAACTCGATCGCCCGGCGGGTGCTCGGCGCGGTGCCCGGCGATGCGGCGCCGGGGCAGAGCGGCATGGCGTTGGCGCGGCAGCTCGCCCACCTAACGTATAGGACGTCGGAGGCCTTCGACGCCAAGTTTGCCCGGCGACGCGCGGACGACGGCGGATTCGAGGTCGATCGATACCTCCACCACCGCGGCCGCAGCTTCGAGGGTCGCTTCGAGCCCGCGAGCTATCGCGTGCTGCTGGACGCCATGGACCAGTACGACGCGTTGGCGGGGCACGCATCGCTGTCGAACGCCCTGTCGCGTGCATCTGCGGACGTGCTCATCGCCTCGTTCGATTCGGACTGGCTCTTCCCGCCGCGGCAGGGCGAGGAGCTGGCGGCGGCCGCACGAGACGCGGGGCTTGCGGCGTCGTGGGAGTTGCTGCCCTCGGTCGACGGGCACGACGCCTTCCTGCTACCGCACGACGGGCTGTCCGCCGCGGTGGCCCGGCTCATCGAGAGAGTGCTGCCATGA
- a CDS encoding HAD family hydrolase, translated as MPQTTPQPKLIAMWSGPRNISTAMMRSWEARGDTMVVDEPLYAHYLLQTRINHPGAQDIIAAGETDLELITTQLTSPPPAGCDIMYQKHMAHHLLPGMDRGWVDGLANALLVRQPREMLTSLIQVLPNPDVHATGLPAQVELLDRFGGALPVVESRMVLANPPGMLRALCGALGVEYCDRMLSWEPGLRETDGVWAPHWYANVEQSTGFAPYAPKNTEVPGRHLTLLRECEALYERLIEHALAPIECGAQRRETPRAPA; from the coding sequence GTGCCTCAGACAACGCCTCAGCCCAAGCTCATCGCCATGTGGTCGGGTCCGCGGAACATCTCCACGGCCATGATGCGATCGTGGGAGGCGCGGGGCGACACGATGGTGGTCGACGAGCCGCTGTACGCGCACTACCTACTGCAGACTCGCATCAACCACCCCGGCGCGCAGGACATCATCGCCGCCGGCGAAACTGATCTCGAACTCATCACGACGCAACTTACGTCGCCGCCGCCCGCCGGCTGCGACATCATGTACCAGAAGCACATGGCCCACCACCTGCTACCTGGCATGGATCGTGGCTGGGTGGACGGCCTCGCGAACGCGCTGCTCGTGCGGCAACCCCGCGAGATGCTCACCTCGCTCATCCAGGTGCTGCCCAATCCCGACGTGCACGCTACCGGGCTGCCCGCGCAGGTCGAACTGCTCGATCGCTTCGGTGGCGCGCTCCCCGTCGTCGAGTCGCGGATGGTCCTCGCGAATCCGCCCGGCATGCTGCGGGCGCTGTGCGGCGCGCTCGGCGTCGAATACTGCGACCGCATGCTCTCGTGGGAGCCCGGCCTCCGCGAGACCGACGGCGTGTGGGCGCCGCACTGGTATGCCAACGTCGAGCAGTCGACCGGCTTCGCGCCCTACGCGCCCAAGAACACCGAGGTGCCGGGCAGGCATCTCACCCTGCTCCGCGAGTGCGAGGCGCTCTACGAGCGGCTGATCGAGCACGCCCTGGCGCCGATCGAGTGCGGTGCCCAACGCCGGGAGACGCCCCGTGCTCCAGCGTGA
- a CDS encoding DPP IV N-terminal domain-containing protein, producing the protein MRTALLALACSLASTAWAWQDQRPPLVTVAEATGYQKTGTSADVEAFLRELHAESDRTWLGSIGQSNEGKDLPLLVVADPPIASPAEARESGKLVVLLFGNIHSGETCGKEALQMLARELALGEPSELLDDLIVCFVPNYNPDSNDKMAADNRPGQDGPDEMGLRANAQGLDLNRDWIKMEAPETRALVRFMRHWDPAVIVDSHTTNGSNHRYTLTYQGPKHPASHPDLVEFVRDSFLPEIDQRFEDQTDYNAFVYGNFADGHTKWTTYPAWPRYGAAYRGLRNRVSILSEAYSYASFEDRVLATLEFCRAVLQESVEHQAAIRRAIAAADGFNDTDSARTVALRERAVAFPGTLSVLGYQEYDDEGNRVAATDEERTYEVQLINDFEPTLSVQRPWAYLIPADLAEITTHLQRHGIEVHEVREGMELDAETYRIDEVTQSAREFQGHHMLDIARVTPRTRGVRIEPGWSLVRTEQPLGNLAAYMLEPQATDGLASWNFLDEHLFDGDVRPGGTFPIYRLPEPAPILARAARPLAEDREPPKRMTADMVVHRRNPPPLSGPGGAQLRWLDDEHLAKTVPGIPGTFRVHAETGRPVDAEPERDWRAVADTIAELPTIDDERAQRVARSGYRFPREDGLVFEHADDLYYVSPSGDAAVRLTATPESEQTWSLSPDGEFVAYIRDNDLWVVDVATQTSRALTTGGTDTIRNGRASWLYFEELFGRSWKAYWWSPDSRHIAYLVTDSSAVPTYTIVDNQRREQVIEVERYARPGERNPSVELGIVSRDGGASRFADLSGYDDGLFLISHVSWTPTSRNCVVHVQDRIQTWLDVLHVSNRGGAPRTLFRDRTEAWITSPGDAIYLEDHSFLMSSERDGFEHLYHYNSRGKLIRQVTEGDWECRSVLRIDEDNGWIYFTGTTNSHIGSDLYKIRLDGSELTRLTHERGTHSVRLNPSGTMFIDSWSTMHQPTRVALRSTVDGALIRWLDTNPVYEIEDYDLGRIEHVTIPTRHDGIELEGILHYPPDFDPTRTYPIWVMTYAGPHAPTVRDSWQRGRTWEQLLCSAGIVVLRTDPYPASGKGARSAWTTYLNMGVRELQDLEDAVRWVLRNDWADASRVGINGHSFGGYITAYALTHSTLFSAGIAGAPVTDWRDYDTIYTERYMSTPQANPEGYRRTSAVEGAGNLHGRLLIAHGTIDDNVHLQNSILLISALQRANKLFETAIYPGSRHGIWSRQYRMLQWDFIKRTMGVDEPTEYEVPEWPTIDSRPHEAATGLQGPSDR; encoded by the coding sequence ATGCGCACCGCATTGCTCGCCCTGGCGTGCTCGCTGGCGTCCACGGCGTGGGCGTGGCAGGACCAACGCCCGCCGCTCGTGACCGTCGCCGAGGCCACCGGCTACCAGAAGACCGGCACTTCCGCCGACGTCGAGGCCTTCCTCCGCGAACTGCACGCCGAGAGCGACCGCACGTGGCTTGGCTCCATCGGGCAGTCCAACGAGGGCAAGGACCTGCCGCTGCTGGTCGTGGCCGACCCGCCGATCGCCAGCCCCGCCGAGGCGCGCGAGAGCGGCAAGCTCGTTGTGCTGCTCTTCGGCAACATCCACTCGGGCGAGACCTGCGGCAAGGAGGCGCTCCAGATGCTCGCGCGGGAGCTCGCGCTGGGCGAGCCGTCCGAGCTGCTCGACGACCTCATCGTGTGCTTCGTGCCCAACTACAACCCCGACTCCAACGACAAGATGGCCGCCGACAACCGCCCGGGGCAGGACGGCCCCGACGAGATGGGCCTGCGCGCCAACGCCCAGGGGCTCGACCTCAACCGCGACTGGATCAAGATGGAAGCGCCCGAGACGCGCGCCCTCGTGCGGTTCATGCGGCACTGGGACCCCGCGGTCATCGTCGACTCGCACACCACCAACGGCTCCAACCACCGCTACACGCTCACCTACCAAGGGCCCAAGCACCCCGCGAGCCATCCGGACCTCGTCGAGTTCGTCCGCGACAGCTTCCTACCCGAGATCGACCAGCGCTTCGAGGACCAGACCGACTACAACGCATTCGTCTACGGCAACTTCGCCGACGGGCACACCAAGTGGACGACCTACCCCGCGTGGCCCCGCTATGGCGCGGCCTATCGCGGCCTGCGCAATCGCGTATCGATCCTGTCGGAGGCATACTCGTACGCGAGCTTCGAGGATCGCGTGCTCGCCACGCTCGAGTTCTGCCGCGCGGTCCTGCAGGAATCGGTCGAGCACCAGGCCGCCATCCGCCGCGCTATCGCGGCCGCCGACGGGTTCAACGACACCGACTCAGCGCGGACCGTCGCCCTCCGCGAGCGCGCCGTCGCGTTCCCGGGCACGCTCTCGGTGCTGGGCTACCAGGAGTACGACGACGAGGGCAACCGCGTCGCCGCGACCGACGAGGAGCGGACCTACGAGGTCCAGCTCATCAACGATTTCGAGCCCACGCTCAGCGTGCAGCGGCCGTGGGCCTACCTCATCCCCGCCGACCTCGCCGAGATCACGACGCACCTGCAGCGGCACGGCATAGAGGTGCACGAGGTCCGCGAGGGCATGGAGCTCGACGCCGAGACCTACCGCATCGACGAGGTCACGCAGTCCGCCCGGGAGTTCCAGGGCCACCACATGCTCGACATCGCGCGGGTCACGCCGCGGACGCGGGGCGTGCGGATCGAGCCGGGCTGGAGCTTGGTTCGGACCGAGCAACCGCTGGGCAACCTGGCGGCATACATGCTCGAGCCGCAGGCGACCGACGGCCTGGCGAGCTGGAACTTCCTCGACGAGCACCTGTTCGACGGGGATGTCAGGCCCGGCGGCACCTTCCCGATCTACCGCCTGCCCGAGCCGGCGCCCATCCTGGCCCGTGCCGCTCGTCCACTGGCCGAGGACCGCGAGCCGCCCAAGCGGATGACCGCGGACATGGTCGTGCACCGCCGCAACCCGCCCCCGTTGAGCGGGCCGGGCGGGGCGCAGCTCCGCTGGCTCGACGACGAGCACCTCGCCAAGACGGTGCCGGGCATCCCCGGCACCTTCCGCGTGCACGCCGAGACCGGCCGGCCCGTCGATGCCGAGCCCGAGCGGGACTGGCGGGCGGTCGCCGACACGATCGCCGAGCTGCCGACCATCGATGACGAGCGCGCCCAGCGGGTCGCCCGCAGCGGCTATCGCTTCCCGCGGGAGGACGGCCTCGTCTTCGAGCACGCCGACGACCTGTACTACGTCTCGCCCTCGGGCGATGCCGCGGTCCGGCTGACCGCCACGCCCGAGTCCGAGCAGACCTGGTCGCTGAGCCCCGACGGTGAGTTCGTCGCCTACATCCGCGACAACGACCTCTGGGTCGTCGACGTCGCGACGCAGACCTCCCGCGCCCTGACCACCGGCGGCACCGACACCATCCGCAACGGCCGCGCGAGCTGGCTCTACTTCGAGGAGCTCTTCGGCCGCAGCTGGAAGGCCTACTGGTGGAGCCCCGACTCCCGCCACATCGCCTACCTCGTAACCGATAGCTCGGCCGTGCCGACGTATACCATCGTCGATAACCAGCGCCGCGAGCAGGTCATCGAGGTCGAGCGGTACGCCCGTCCGGGCGAGCGGAACCCGAGCGTGGAGCTGGGCATCGTGTCCCGCGACGGCGGCGCCTCGCGGTTCGCCGACCTGTCGGGCTACGACGACGGCCTCTTCCTGATCAGCCACGTCTCGTGGACGCCCACCAGCCGCAACTGCGTGGTCCACGTGCAGGACCGCATCCAGACCTGGCTCGATGTCCTGCACGTATCCAACCGCGGCGGTGCGCCCCGGACGCTCTTCCGCGACCGCACCGAGGCATGGATCACTTCGCCCGGCGACGCGATCTACCTCGAGGATCACAGCTTCCTGATGTCGTCGGAGCGCGACGGCTTCGAGCATCTCTACCACTACAACAGCCGCGGCAAGCTCATCCGCCAGGTCACCGAGGGCGACTGGGAGTGCCGCAGCGTGCTCCGCATCGACGAGGACAACGGCTGGATCTACTTCACGGGCACGACCAACTCGCACATCGGCAGCGATCTCTACAAGATCCGCCTCGACGGCAGCGAGCTGACGCGGCTGACGCACGAGCGCGGCACGCACTCGGTCCGCCTCAACCCGTCGGGCACGATGTTCATCGATTCGTGGTCGACGATGCACCAACCCACGCGGGTCGCCCTCCGCTCGACGGTCGACGGCGCCCTCATCCGCTGGCTGGATACCAACCCGGTCTACGAGATCGAGGATTACGACCTCGGGCGAATCGAGCACGTCACGATCCCCACGCGGCACGATGGCATCGAGCTCGAGGGCATCCTGCACTATCCGCCGGACTTCGATCCCACGCGGACCTACCCCATCTGGGTGATGACCTACGCCGGCCCGCACGCGCCGACGGTCCGCGACAGCTGGCAGCGTGGCCGCACGTGGGAGCAACTGCTGTGCTCGGCGGGCATCGTCGTGCTCCGCACCGATCCCTACCCCGCCAGCGGCAAGGGCGCACGGAGCGCATGGACGACCTACCTCAACATGGGCGTCCGCGAGCTGCAGGACCTCGAGGACGCCGTCCGCTGGGTGCTGCGGAATGACTGGGCCGACGCGTCCCGCGTGGGCATCAACGGCCATTCCTTCGGCGGGTACATCACCGCCTATGCGCTCACGCACAGCACCTTGTTCAGTGCCGGCATCGCCGGTGCGCCCGTGACCGACTGGCGGGACTACGACACCATCTACACCGAGCGGTACATGTCGACGCCCCAGGCCAACCCCGAGGGCTACCGGCGGACCAGCGCGGTCGAGGGCGCGGGCAACCTGCACGGGCGGTTGCTCATCGCGCACGGCACCATCGACGACAACGTGCACCTGCAGAACTCCATCCTGCTGATCTCTGCCCTCCAGCGGGCCAACAAGCTGTTCGAGACCGCGATCTACCCCGGCAGCCGCCATGGCATCTGGTCCCGCCAGTACCGCATGCTGCAGTGGGACTTCATCAAGCGGACCATGGGCGTCGACGAGCCGACCGAGTACGAGGTGCCCGAGTGGCCCACGATCGACTCGCGGCCCCACGAGGCCGCAACGGGCTTGCAGGGGCCGAGCGATCGCTAG
- a CDS encoding aminotransferase class IV — MLQRENPLNQDLIVNINGDLLPRDRAGVSPFDSSVQNGDAVWEGLRLYDGRIFRLREHLARLRRSAVALAYASIPSDGEITREVARTLEANAMRDGVHVRLTLTRGVKYTSGLDPRINTAGHTLIVLAEHKPPVYDKSGVTLKTSAHRRPPADVLDQKIHSCNQLTSILAKLEANAAGADDALMLDTRGFVAETNATHLFFVEDGRIRTPTTAACPEGITRSAVLELCDAHGIACAEADITLAEAYRAAEAFCTGTMGEIAPVVEIDGRRIGDGAMGPVTARLAALFDALTAAEGVRVVD; from the coding sequence GTGCTCCAGCGTGAGAACCCGCTCAACCAGGATCTCATCGTCAACATCAACGGCGATCTGCTGCCGAGGGACCGCGCCGGCGTCAGCCCGTTTGATTCGTCGGTGCAGAATGGCGACGCGGTGTGGGAGGGACTGCGGTTGTACGACGGGCGGATCTTCCGACTCCGCGAGCACCTCGCCAGGCTGCGGCGGTCGGCCGTCGCGCTCGCCTACGCCAGCATCCCGAGCGACGGCGAGATCACCCGCGAGGTCGCGCGCACGCTCGAGGCCAACGCCATGCGGGACGGCGTCCACGTCCGCCTCACGCTCACGCGGGGCGTCAAGTACACGTCGGGGCTCGATCCCAGGATCAACACCGCGGGGCACACGCTCATCGTGCTGGCCGAGCACAAGCCGCCGGTGTACGACAAGTCGGGCGTGACGCTCAAGACGTCGGCCCATCGCCGCCCCCCGGCCGACGTGCTCGACCAGAAGATCCACTCCTGCAACCAGCTCACGTCGATCCTCGCCAAGCTCGAGGCCAACGCTGCCGGCGCCGACGACGCGCTGATGCTCGACACGCGGGGCTTCGTCGCCGAGACCAACGCCACGCACCTGTTCTTCGTCGAGGATGGCCGCATCCGCACGCCAACCACCGCCGCCTGCCCCGAGGGCATCACCCGGTCGGCCGTTCTCGAACTGTGCGACGCCCACGGCATCGCGTGCGCTGAGGCCGACATCACGCTCGCCGAGGCCTACCGGGCCGCCGAGGCCTTTTGCACCGGCACGATGGGCGAGATCGCGCCCGTGGTCGAGATTGACGGCCGCCGCATCGGCGATGGTGCCATGGGCCCGGTTACCGCAAGGCTCGCCGCCCTATTCGACGCGCTGACCGCCGCCGAGGGCGTGCGGGTCGTGGATTGA
- a CDS encoding O-acetylhomoserine aminocarboxypropyltransferase/cysteine synthase — protein MTTIQQHADLGTLALHAGQEVDPTTKSRAVPIHATTSYVFEDTADAADLFALRKFGFIYSRLMNPTTDVLEKRLAALDGGVGALAVSSGQQAILYSILNIARAGDNIISGTSLYGGTWTLFSQTFKRFGIEVRFFDPSEPERIAELADARTRAVYIETIGNPKNDIPDFERLAEAAHGIGVPLIADNTALTPALFRPFDHGIDIAVYSLTKFLGGHGTHIGGAIVDSGRFDWTHEASRWPEFTEPDPSYHGIVLAEALAPLGNISYIIRARTHLLRDLGGTLSPFGSFQFIQGLETLHLRLPRHTENALAVARHLEAHPAVEWVNYAGLESHPSHGLANRYLTGGYGGIVGFGIRGGAEAGKAFIEHTRLFSHLANIGDAKSLAIHPATTTHSQLTPEEQERTGVTPEYVRLSVGLENLDDILADIDQALAASQP, from the coding sequence ATGACCACGATCCAGCAGCACGCCGACCTCGGCACGCTCGCGTTGCACGCGGGCCAGGAGGTCGATCCGACGACCAAGTCGCGGGCGGTGCCGATCCACGCCACGACCAGTTACGTCTTCGAGGACACCGCCGACGCGGCCGACCTGTTCGCGCTGCGGAAGTTCGGGTTCATCTATTCCAGGCTGATGAACCCCACGACCGACGTGCTCGAGAAGCGACTGGCGGCGCTCGACGGCGGCGTCGGCGCGCTGGCGGTCTCCAGCGGTCAGCAGGCAATCCTCTACTCGATCCTGAACATCGCCCGCGCGGGCGACAACATCATCAGCGGCACCAGCCTGTACGGGGGCACCTGGACGCTGTTCAGCCAGACGTTCAAGCGGTTCGGCATCGAGGTGCGGTTCTTCGACCCGTCCGAGCCCGAGCGGATCGCCGAGCTCGCCGACGCGCGGACGCGGGCGGTCTACATCGAGACCATCGGCAACCCCAAGAACGACATCCCCGACTTCGAGCGACTGGCGGAGGCCGCTCATGGCATCGGCGTGCCGCTGATCGCCGACAACACGGCACTGACGCCCGCGCTGTTCAGGCCCTTCGACCACGGCATCGATATCGCGGTCTACAGCCTCACCAAGTTCCTGGGCGGCCACGGCACGCACATCGGCGGGGCGATCGTAGATTCGGGCCGCTTCGACTGGACGCACGAGGCGAGCCGCTGGCCCGAGTTCACCGAGCCCGATCCGTCGTACCACGGCATCGTGCTGGCCGAGGCGCTCGCGCCGCTGGGGAACATCTCGTACATCATCCGGGCCCGGACGCATCTGCTCCGGGACCTCGGCGGCACGCTCAGCCCGTTCGGGTCCTTCCAGTTCATCCAGGGCCTGGAGACGCTGCACCTCCGCCTGCCTCGGCACACCGAGAATGCGCTCGCGGTCGCCCGCCACCTGGAAGCCCACCCGGCGGTGGAATGGGTCAACTACGCGGGGCTCGAATCGCATCCTTCGCACGGGCTGGCCAATCGCTACCTGACCGGGGGCTACGGCGGGATCGTGGGATTCGGCATCCGCGGCGGGGCCGAGGCGGGCAAGGCATTCATCGAGCACACGCGGCTGTTCAGCCATCTGGCGAACATCGGCGACGCCAAGAGCCTGGCGATCCACCCGGCGACGACGACGCACTCGCAGCTCACGCCCGAGGAGCAGGAGCGGACCGGCGTGACGCCCGAATACGTGCGGCTGTCGGTCGGGCTGGAGAACCTCGACGACATCCTGGCCGACATCGACCAGGCGCTGGCGGCGTCGCAACCGTGA
- a CDS encoding aspartate-semialdehyde dehydrogenase: MTIATADRAAPLLGDLMPGSGWPRMDAGERERLRRSLESSTIEVVGATGAVGLEAFALLAEAGVPAERVLATGSSRSAGSFVPYGPGQLEVRATHGRAPTHALLATPSRVSRELAPLLAERGVRVVDCSSAFRGDPDVPLVVPEINGGGVGPDVRLIAAPNCTTTIALMAAAPIRDLTGLRSLELVSYQSQSGAGLAAMRRLIDETRAVLGEPHAGVEPGMANPAMAFNVYPHESEVDRTSGLCGEEAKVAAETRRILDQPDLDVHACCVRVASLRSHVVVLRLHTEASASADEIRGSLRDAAGVRLAAGMLSAGAAAMSCVVLVDRVHVRPAAGGGSIVRLIVAGDQLLRGAAWNALACFSCGQTVPSPP; this comes from the coding sequence ATGACGATTGCCACTGCCGACCGCGCGGCGCCGTTGCTGGGCGACCTCATGCCGGGCAGCGGCTGGCCCCGCATGGACGCCGGCGAGCGGGAGCGGCTTCGCCGTTCGCTTGAGAGCTCGACGATCGAGGTCGTGGGCGCCACCGGGGCCGTCGGGCTCGAGGCGTTCGCGCTGCTGGCCGAGGCTGGGGTGCCGGCGGAGCGGGTGCTGGCGACGGGGTCGTCGCGATCGGCCGGATCCTTCGTGCCGTACGGCCCCGGGCAACTGGAGGTCCGCGCGACGCACGGACGCGCACCGACGCACGCGCTCCTGGCGACGCCCTCGCGGGTCTCGCGCGAGCTCGCACCGCTGCTGGCGGAGCGCGGCGTGCGGGTGGTCGATTGCTCGTCGGCCTTCCGCGGCGACCCGGACGTGCCGCTGGTGGTCCCCGAGATCAATGGCGGCGGCGTTGGGCCGGACGTTCGTCTCATCGCTGCGCCGAATTGCACGACGACGATCGCATTGATGGCCGCGGCCCCGATCCGGGATCTCACCGGCCTGCGCTCTCTCGAGCTGGTGTCGTACCAATCTCAGTCGGGCGCGGGTCTGGCGGCGATGCGGCGGCTGATCGATGAGACGCGGGCCGTTCTCGGCGAGCCCCATGCGGGTGTCGAACCAGGTATGGCCAATCCGGCGATGGCGTTCAACGTCTATCCGCACGAGTCCGAGGTGGACCGGACCAGCGGCCTGTGCGGCGAGGAGGCCAAGGTCGCCGCCGAGACCCGACGCATCCTGGACCAACCCGACCTCGATGTACACGCCTGCTGCGTGCGGGTAGCGTCGCTGCGGTCCCACGTTGTGGTGCTGCGCCTGCATACCGAGGCGTCCGCGTCGGCGGACGAGATCCGCGGATCGCTCCGAGATGCCGCCGGCGTCCGACTGGCGGCGGGCATGCTCTCGGCCGGCGCGGCGGCCATGTCGTGCGTCGTGCTCGTGGACCGCGTGCACGTCCGGCCTGCGGCCGGCGGCGGGAGCATCGTCCGGCTGATCGTCGCGGGCGACCAGCTGCTCCGCGGCGCCGCGTGGAACGCGCTGGCGTGCTTCTCGTGCGGCCAGACGGTGCCGTCCCCACCTTAG